The sequence below is a genomic window from Desulfatiglans anilini DSM 4660.
GGGTTAGCGGTTTTGATCCTGGTAATGCCACGGCATGAAGGTATGCGGGGAGGTCTGCAGGGCTTTGGTATTCTTCTGGAGCCATGTGAGGTAGTCGAGCGGGTTGACGCCTGAAAGTTGACAGGTGTGGATGAGGCTCATGAAGAGATCCCCGACATAGGCGCCGCGTTGCGTCTTGTAGAAGAGGGAGTTTTTC
It includes:
- a CDS encoding IS66 family transposase, with amino-acid sequence ALEAWCHQQFAEKTVEPNSGLGKAITYLLKHWKELTCFLKVPGAPLDNNICERALKFAILHRKNSLFYKTQRGAYVGDLFMSLIHTCQLSGVNPLDYLTWLQKNTKALQTSPHTFMPWHYQDQNR